One Leifsonia shinshuensis DNA window includes the following coding sequences:
- a CDS encoding HNH endonuclease family protein, whose translation MTRTSTRRRLAASWPVAVVAFLIALAGAGGYAALHGGDGQAAPANPGAGASDTTATTAPVAAPPGARAAAGLLDASGARAALTRLPVKGRAPATGYDRVARFGEAWLDVDKNGCDTRDDILARDLSAVTRRTDCTVLTGTLNDPYTGRSIAFTRGVQTSALVQIDHVVALLDAWETGAQGLSQQTRVQLANDPLELLAVDGATNQAKGAGDAATWLPPNRGFRCEYAARQVSVKAKYGLWVTAAEGAALKGILAGC comes from the coding sequence GTGACCAGGACGTCCACCCGGCGCCGACTTGCGGCGTCGTGGCCGGTCGCCGTGGTCGCGTTCCTGATCGCGCTCGCTGGCGCAGGAGGCTACGCGGCGCTGCACGGCGGAGACGGGCAGGCTGCGCCGGCGAACCCTGGGGCGGGCGCCTCCGACACGACGGCCACGACCGCGCCGGTCGCCGCACCGCCCGGAGCGCGGGCGGCGGCCGGCCTGCTCGACGCGTCCGGCGCCCGCGCCGCGCTGACCCGGCTCCCCGTGAAGGGTCGCGCCCCGGCGACCGGCTACGATCGCGTCGCCCGGTTCGGCGAGGCGTGGCTCGACGTCGACAAGAACGGCTGCGACACCCGGGACGACATCCTCGCCCGCGACCTCTCCGCCGTCACCCGGCGAACGGACTGCACGGTCCTCACCGGCACCCTGAACGATCCGTACACCGGCCGGAGCATCGCGTTCACACGCGGGGTCCAGACGTCCGCGCTCGTCCAGATCGACCACGTGGTGGCGCTGCTCGACGCGTGGGAGACCGGAGCCCAGGGCCTGAGCCAGCAGACGCGCGTCCAGCTCGCGAACGACCCGCTCGAGCTCCTGGCGGTGGATGGGGCGACGAACCAGGCGAAAGGCGCGGGCGACGCCGCTACCTGGCTTCCGCCGAACCGCGGGTTCCGCTGCGAGTACGCCGCCCGGCAGGTGTCGGTGAAGGCGAAGTACGGATTGTGGGTGACGGCGGCGGAGGGTGCGGCGCTGAAGGGGATCCTGGCGGGGTGCTGA
- a CDS encoding MBL fold metallo-hydrolase, with protein MRLTVLGTASHYPTPASPCSGYLLEHDAATVWVDAGPGTLAELQRHRDLTGLDAVWISHAHADHTADLLPLYYALAFGDLPAREPLPVFGPPDLRDRLLGFFGAGAARDLDRVFAFQSLADRAGAVIGGLRLAWEPVEHDVPAWALRAQAGGVSLVYTGDAVLSPGLTAFAAGGNVLLAEAGADRADGSHLTPEDAGTLATRARAGRLLLTHLALGLEPADAIARASTHFGGPVTAARPGDVVSVDPLSVAVPTVEG; from the coding sequence ATGCGCCTGACCGTCCTCGGCACCGCCTCCCACTACCCGACCCCCGCGTCCCCGTGCTCCGGCTACCTCCTCGAGCACGACGCCGCCACGGTCTGGGTCGACGCCGGGCCGGGGACCCTCGCCGAGCTCCAGCGGCACCGCGACCTCACCGGTCTCGACGCCGTCTGGATCTCGCACGCGCACGCCGACCACACCGCCGACCTGCTCCCGCTCTACTACGCGCTCGCGTTCGGCGACCTCCCCGCCCGCGAACCGCTCCCTGTGTTCGGGCCGCCGGACCTCCGGGACCGGCTGCTCGGCTTCTTCGGGGCCGGCGCGGCGCGCGACCTCGACCGGGTCTTCGCGTTCCAGTCGCTTGCCGACCGGGCGGGCGCGGTGATCGGCGGCCTCCGTCTCGCGTGGGAGCCCGTCGAGCACGATGTCCCCGCCTGGGCGCTACGTGCGCAGGCCGGCGGCGTCTCCCTCGTCTATACCGGCGACGCCGTGCTCTCGCCCGGCCTGACCGCCTTCGCCGCGGGAGGCAACGTGCTGCTCGCGGAGGCAGGCGCCGACCGCGCCGACGGCAGCCACCTGACCCCGGAGGACGCCGGCACGCTCGCGACGAGAGCGCGGGCCGGACGGCTCCTGCTGACCCATCTCGCCCTCGGCCTCGAGCCCGCAGACGCGATCGCACGGGCGTCGACGCACTTCGGCGGACCGGTGACGGCGGCCCGGCCCGGGGACGTCGTGTCGGTCGATCCGTTGTCGGTGGCTGTTCCTACAGTGGAGGGATGA
- a CDS encoding MATE family efflux transporter produces the protein MVAGSVVPAVNVLPRRPLDREILRLAVPALGALVAEPLFLLADSAMVGHLGVAPLAGLGIASAVLQTIVGLMVFLAYSTTPAVARRLGAGDERGAVAAGVDGSWLALVLGMVLAAGGWAASPLLVGLFGASAEVASQAETYLAISMLGLPAMLLVFAMTGLLRGLQDTRTPLAVAVAGFGANIVLNFCFIYLAGLGIAGSALGTVVAQWAMVAVYAVIVVRHARRVGSPLLPHHAGIGRTARAGGWLFLRTASLRAAMLLAVFCATRLGPDELAAFQVTMTVFATLAFALDALAIAAQALVGKGLGAGELDDVREVLRRCVQWGLGAGVVLGAVTVALSPVAAGLFTSSPSVAALLPAALAIIGVSAPLGGYVFVLDGVLIGAGDARYLPLTGVLNVALFVPLALAVVAWGSHDAGGLAALTAAFAFGYLGARALTLGLRARGRTWMRPGAER, from the coding sequence ATGGTAGCCGGTAGCGTTGTCCCCGCCGTGAACGTCCTCCCCCGCCGCCCGCTCGACCGCGAGATCCTGCGTCTCGCCGTCCCCGCGCTGGGCGCGCTCGTGGCCGAGCCGCTCTTCCTGCTGGCCGACTCCGCGATGGTCGGGCACCTCGGGGTCGCCCCGCTGGCCGGGCTCGGGATCGCGAGCGCCGTGCTGCAGACCATCGTCGGGCTGATGGTGTTCCTCGCCTACTCGACCACGCCAGCGGTCGCACGCCGGCTCGGCGCGGGCGACGAGCGCGGGGCTGTGGCCGCCGGCGTCGACGGGAGCTGGCTGGCGCTCGTGCTCGGGATGGTGCTCGCGGCGGGCGGATGGGCGGCCTCCCCTCTGCTCGTCGGGCTGTTCGGGGCGTCCGCCGAGGTCGCGTCCCAGGCGGAGACATACCTCGCGATCTCGATGCTCGGGCTCCCGGCCATGCTGCTCGTGTTCGCGATGACCGGGCTGCTGCGCGGCCTCCAGGACACCCGCACGCCGCTCGCTGTCGCGGTCGCGGGATTCGGCGCGAACATCGTGCTCAACTTCTGCTTCATCTACCTGGCCGGGCTCGGCATCGCCGGGTCCGCACTCGGGACCGTCGTGGCGCAGTGGGCGATGGTCGCCGTGTACGCGGTCATCGTCGTCCGGCACGCGCGACGGGTCGGGTCGCCGCTACTCCCCCACCATGCCGGGATCGGCCGGACGGCGCGGGCGGGAGGATGGCTGTTCCTCCGCACGGCGAGCCTCCGGGCGGCGATGCTGCTGGCCGTCTTCTGCGCGACGCGGCTCGGACCGGACGAGCTCGCCGCGTTCCAGGTGACGATGACGGTGTTCGCGACGCTCGCGTTCGCGCTGGACGCGCTGGCGATCGCCGCGCAGGCGCTGGTCGGCAAGGGGCTCGGCGCCGGGGAGCTCGACGATGTCCGGGAGGTTCTGCGCCGCTGCGTGCAGTGGGGTCTCGGGGCCGGCGTGGTCCTGGGGGCGGTGACCGTCGCGCTCAGCCCGGTCGCCGCGGGACTGTTCACGAGCAGCCCGTCCGTGGCGGCGCTGCTGCCGGCCGCGCTCGCCATCATCGGCGTCAGCGCGCCGCTCGGCGGGTACGTGTTCGTGCTCGACGGGGTGCTGATCGGGGCGGGCGACGCGCGGTATCTGCCGCTCACGGGCGTGCTGAACGTGGCCCTGTTCGTGCCGCTCGCGCTCGCGGTCGTCGCCTGGGGGTCGCACGATGCGGGCGGCCTGGCGGCGCTGACGGCGGCGTTCGCGTTCGGGTACCTGGGTGCGCGGGCGCTCACGCTCGGGTTGCGTGCGCGCGGGCGCACCTGGATGCGCCCCGGCGCGGAGCGCTAG
- a CDS encoding amidohydrolase: MDLEALYRDLHAHPELSFQEHRTAGIVAEHLSALGLEVHTGIGRTGVAGVLRNGDGPTVLLRADMDALPVREETGLPWASTQTAPGDDGNPVPVMHACGHDIHITCLLGAVERLATSTDEWSGTLVAVFQPAEEHGGGADVMVQDGLYEKVPAPDIVLGQHVTPFPAGMVGAHPGAAMAAVDAFEVTLRGRGGHGSRPETTIDPVVMAASAVMRLQTVVSREIAPQDTAVVTVGTLHAGTKNNIIAPSATLGISVRSFDETVRERVLEGVDRILRAELQASGSPHEPITEWGERYPVTVNDVEATARVNAAFSSEFGAEAVLEPGALSGSEDVGNLATAAGVPLVYWLLGGGEPEEVRAAIAAGTVETDIPSNHSPFFAPVAQPTIDVGVRALVVAAREWLA, encoded by the coding sequence ATGGACCTCGAAGCCCTCTACCGCGACCTCCACGCCCATCCCGAGCTCTCGTTCCAGGAGCACCGCACCGCCGGCATCGTCGCCGAGCACCTGTCCGCCCTCGGCCTGGAGGTGCACACCGGCATCGGCCGCACCGGCGTCGCCGGCGTGCTCCGCAACGGCGACGGCCCGACCGTGCTGCTGCGCGCCGACATGGACGCGCTGCCCGTCCGCGAGGAGACCGGGCTGCCGTGGGCGTCGACGCAGACCGCGCCCGGCGACGACGGCAACCCCGTTCCCGTGATGCACGCGTGCGGCCACGACATCCACATCACCTGCCTGCTCGGTGCCGTCGAGCGCCTGGCGACCTCCACCGACGAGTGGTCGGGCACGTTGGTCGCCGTGTTCCAGCCGGCGGAGGAGCACGGCGGCGGCGCGGACGTGATGGTCCAGGACGGCCTGTACGAGAAGGTCCCGGCGCCGGACATCGTGCTCGGTCAGCACGTCACCCCGTTCCCGGCGGGCATGGTCGGCGCGCATCCGGGCGCCGCGATGGCCGCCGTGGACGCGTTCGAAGTGACGCTGCGCGGCCGGGGAGGCCATGGCTCGCGCCCCGAGACCACCATCGACCCTGTCGTGATGGCGGCCTCCGCGGTGATGCGGCTGCAGACCGTCGTGTCGCGCGAGATCGCCCCGCAGGACACCGCTGTCGTCACGGTCGGCACCCTTCACGCGGGTACCAAGAACAACATCATCGCGCCCTCGGCGACGCTCGGGATCAGCGTCCGCAGCTTCGACGAGACCGTCCGCGAGCGTGTGCTGGAGGGCGTCGACCGCATCCTCCGCGCCGAGCTGCAGGCCAGCGGATCGCCGCACGAGCCGATCACGGAGTGGGGCGAGCGCTACCCGGTCACCGTGAACGACGTGGAGGCCACGGCCCGCGTGAACGCCGCCTTCTCGTCCGAGTTCGGGGCGGAGGCTGTGCTCGAGCCCGGCGCGCTCTCCGGCAGCGAAGACGTCGGCAATCTGGCGACGGCCGCCGGAGTCCCGCTCGTCTACTGGCTGCTCGGTGGGGGCGAACCGGAGGAGGTCCGCGCGGCGATCGCGGCCGGAACGGTGGAGACGGACATCCCGTCGAACCACTCGCCGTTCTTCGCGCCGGTGGCGCAGCCGACCATCGACGTGGGCGTGCGTGCCCTGGTGGTCGCGGCCCGGGAGTGGCTGGCCTGA
- a CDS encoding LacI family DNA-binding transcriptional regulator: MNDSSTPLAGARPTLAAVARLAGVSNSTASLAFSGTGPVSDATRERVLDAAKQLNYAGPDPRARSLRRGRSGIVGVVMEERVGDAFRDPIKIALLDGISDEIAAVDAGLLILTDAGDTAQRIEDAPMDAVVLVGCSPRLDESVAMLRQRGIPLVAIEGDPADDVPSIGQDNREASRLAAQHLHDLGHRDVAVVTLPLPRDRARGPLTPALVSGSSSTTATERLAGARDVFPDAGGWTTRGSFVDEGRIAGTALLSDASRRPTAIIAQSDLLAAGVIRAAEELGLEVPGDVSVVGFDGVRVDGLWPYDLTTLVQPAVEKGRAAGRAIVEMLEGRPPRPTSFTSEFHRGNTTAARG; this comes from the coding sequence GTGAACGACAGCAGCACACCCCTCGCGGGCGCCCGGCCGACGCTGGCCGCCGTCGCCCGCCTGGCCGGTGTCTCCAACTCCACGGCGTCCCTCGCCTTCTCCGGCACGGGCCCCGTCTCGGACGCGACGCGCGAGCGCGTCCTCGACGCCGCGAAGCAGCTCAACTACGCCGGCCCCGACCCGCGCGCCCGCTCGCTACGCCGCGGCCGGTCGGGGATCGTCGGCGTCGTGATGGAGGAGCGGGTCGGCGACGCGTTCCGCGACCCGATCAAGATCGCCCTCCTCGACGGCATCTCCGACGAGATCGCCGCCGTCGACGCCGGCCTCCTCATCCTCACGGACGCGGGCGACACCGCCCAGCGCATCGAGGACGCCCCGATGGACGCCGTGGTGCTGGTCGGCTGCAGCCCGCGCCTCGACGAGTCGGTGGCGATGCTGCGCCAGCGCGGCATCCCGCTCGTCGCGATCGAGGGAGACCCGGCCGACGACGTCCCCTCGATCGGCCAGGACAACCGGGAGGCCTCCCGGCTCGCCGCCCAGCACCTCCACGACCTCGGCCACCGGGACGTTGCGGTCGTGACGCTTCCGCTGCCCCGGGACCGCGCGCGCGGACCGCTGACACCCGCGCTCGTGAGCGGCTCGTCGTCCACCACCGCGACCGAGCGGCTGGCCGGCGCCCGCGACGTGTTCCCCGACGCCGGCGGCTGGACGACGCGCGGCTCCTTCGTGGACGAGGGCCGGATCGCCGGGACCGCCCTGCTATCCGACGCGTCGCGCCGCCCGACCGCGATCATCGCGCAGAGCGACCTGCTCGCCGCCGGCGTGATCCGCGCGGCGGAGGAGCTCGGGCTCGAGGTGCCGGGCGACGTCAGCGTGGTCGGCTTCGACGGGGTGCGCGTGGACGGCCTGTGGCCGTACGACCTGACGACCCTGGTGCAGCCGGCGGTCGAGAAGGGCCGAGCGGCGGGGCGCGCGATCGTGGAGATGCTGGAGGGCCGCCCGCCGCGCCCGACATCGTTCACGAGCGAGTTCCACCGCGGCAACACGACGGCCGCGCGCGGCTAG
- a CDS encoding MFS transporter, with product MSQPTPTTTRSRHELRAWRNAVFVIFILSGLAMATWVARIPGVRDDLGLGRDPSSVGLLILGMSAGAIIGLSVSSLVLVRFGPHKGMVGSLVIVAIGTLLIGFGSTVFHAVPMVAVGLILLGFGNGMVDVMMNVEGTAVEREIGKTLMPLMHAFFSFGTVLGAGMGAAAAALHIGVVWHLSFVAVLMVVVALVAIRFIPREADLGDETAEKPRIPFGQRLRASLAVWADWRLILIGVVMLGMAFGEGSANDWIALATVDGHGQSNSTGALVFGFFVAAMTLGRVLGGPIVDRVGRVTAIRVTAAMGVAGLLLFILGGPLWVAVIGTVLWGFGVSLGFPLGMSAASEGTDNPAARVSAVAIIGYCAFLVGPPLIGFLGKEFGLLNALYLILVLLVASFLAAPAVRPMAERRGSRLEAAAE from the coding sequence ATGTCACAGCCGACCCCGACGACGACACGCAGCCGCCACGAGCTGCGCGCCTGGCGCAACGCCGTCTTCGTCATCTTCATTCTCAGCGGGCTCGCCATGGCGACCTGGGTGGCGCGCATCCCCGGCGTCCGCGACGACCTCGGCCTCGGCCGCGACCCGTCCTCTGTCGGCCTCCTCATCCTCGGGATGTCGGCCGGCGCGATCATCGGACTGTCGGTGTCCTCCCTCGTGCTCGTGCGTTTCGGCCCGCACAAGGGGATGGTCGGGAGCCTCGTGATCGTCGCGATCGGCACCCTCCTGATCGGTTTCGGCTCGACGGTCTTCCACGCGGTGCCGATGGTGGCGGTCGGCCTCATCCTGCTGGGCTTCGGCAACGGGATGGTCGACGTGATGATGAACGTCGAGGGCACCGCGGTCGAGCGCGAGATCGGCAAGACGCTGATGCCGCTCATGCACGCCTTCTTCAGCTTCGGCACCGTGCTCGGGGCCGGGATGGGCGCGGCCGCGGCGGCCCTCCACATCGGCGTCGTCTGGCACCTCTCGTTCGTCGCCGTGCTGATGGTCGTGGTGGCCCTGGTCGCGATCCGCTTCATCCCGCGCGAGGCCGACCTCGGCGACGAGACCGCCGAGAAGCCGCGCATCCCGTTCGGTCAGCGGCTGCGCGCGTCGCTGGCGGTGTGGGCGGACTGGCGCCTCATCCTCATCGGCGTCGTCATGCTCGGCATGGCGTTCGGCGAGGGCTCGGCGAACGACTGGATCGCCCTGGCGACCGTCGACGGCCACGGCCAGTCGAACTCGACGGGCGCACTCGTGTTCGGCTTCTTCGTCGCCGCGATGACCCTCGGCCGCGTGCTCGGCGGCCCGATCGTGGACCGCGTCGGACGCGTCACCGCGATCCGCGTGACGGCCGCGATGGGCGTCGCCGGACTCCTGCTGTTCATCCTCGGCGGCCCGCTGTGGGTGGCTGTGATCGGAACCGTGCTGTGGGGCTTCGGCGTCTCGCTCGGCTTCCCCCTCGGGATGTCGGCGGCGTCGGAGGGCACGGACAACCCGGCCGCGCGCGTCTCCGCGGTGGCGATCATCGGTTACTGCGCGTTCCTGGTCGGCCCGCCGCTGATCGGGTTCCTCGGCAAGGAGTTCGGGCTGCTGAACGCGCTCTACCTCATCCTCGTTCTGCTGGTCGCGTCGTTCCTGGCGGCGCCGGCGGTGCGGCCGATGGCGGAGCGTCGCGGGAGCCGACTGGAGGCCGCGGCCGAGTAG
- a CDS encoding lactonase family protein: MANDLLIGTYTQRLPHVDGHADGVLSARLDGTAVVDVAVAAVVPNPSWVAVSADGSHVYAVEETGPDGGVSAFSRLPDGTLRPLGRVSSGGDSPAHLALHPSGRFLLTGTYVGGTVSVFELLEDGAIGVRTAFVQHEGHGPDPARQEAPHVHQLSVDPETGDVVVVDLGLGEVRWYALSPSGALTLRPEATVAVGAAGPRHLAYHLDGRHILLLNELDSTLDVLRREGDRFDVVASAGTRGPSAAGANQTAAVRVSADGRTVLATNRGDDTIGVFAFDAASAALELVSVVPAGGRAPRDLVISPDGDRVLAACQDSDEVSVFAFDAGTRGLRLLGVSAVPTPVCLAFV, from the coding sequence ATGGCCAACGACCTCCTCATCGGCACGTACACGCAGCGCCTCCCGCACGTCGACGGTCACGCCGACGGTGTGCTCTCCGCCCGGTTGGACGGCACGGCCGTGGTGGATGTCGCCGTGGCCGCGGTTGTGCCGAATCCGTCGTGGGTGGCGGTGTCGGCGGACGGCTCGCACGTTTACGCCGTGGAGGAGACCGGCCCGGACGGCGGCGTCTCGGCGTTCTCGCGCCTCCCGGACGGAACGCTGCGCCCGCTCGGCCGGGTGTCGAGCGGCGGCGACTCGCCCGCGCACCTCGCGCTGCACCCGTCCGGACGGTTCCTGCTGACGGGGACGTACGTCGGCGGGACGGTCTCGGTCTTCGAACTGCTCGAGGACGGCGCGATCGGCGTGCGGACGGCGTTCGTCCAGCACGAGGGCCACGGCCCCGACCCCGCACGCCAGGAGGCGCCGCACGTCCACCAGCTCTCGGTCGACCCGGAGACCGGTGACGTCGTGGTCGTGGACCTCGGTCTCGGCGAGGTGCGCTGGTACGCGCTGTCCCCGTCGGGTGCGCTGACCCTCCGCCCGGAGGCGACCGTCGCCGTCGGCGCTGCGGGGCCGCGGCACCTGGCGTATCACCTGGACGGCCGGCATATCCTCCTGCTGAACGAGCTGGACAGCACGCTGGACGTGCTCCGCCGGGAGGGCGATCGCTTCGACGTGGTCGCGTCGGCCGGCACGCGCGGCCCGTCGGCGGCGGGCGCCAACCAGACCGCGGCCGTCCGGGTCAGCGCGGACGGGCGCACCGTGCTGGCGACGAACCGCGGGGACGACACGATCGGCGTGTTCGCGTTCGATGCGGCCTCGGCAGCCCTGGAGCTGGTGTCGGTCGTGCCCGCCGGAGGGCGGGCGCCGCGGGATCTGGTGATCTCCCCGGACGGCGACCGGGTGCTGGCGGCGTGCCAGGACAGCGACGAGGTGAGCGTCTTCGCGTTCGACGCGGGGACGCGGGGGCTGCGGCTGCTCGGGGTGTCGGCGGTGCCGACGCCGGTGTGCCTCGCGTTCGTGTGA
- the nucS gene encoding endonuclease NucS, translating to MRLVIANCSVDYAGRLSAHLPLAKRLLMLKADGSLLVHSDGGSYKPLNWMSPPCTLTVDEPDDTQREAGITEVWRVTQAKTADMLVVSIHEVLSDTAHELGVDPGLQKDGVEAHLQKLLAEQIHLLGDGHVLVRREYMTAIGPVDILARDERGASVAVELKRRGDIDGVEQLTRYLELMNRDPLLAPVSGVFAAQEIKPQARTLAEDRGIRCLVLDYDAMRGLDDSDSRLF from the coding sequence GTGCGCCTCGTGATAGCCAACTGTTCCGTCGACTACGCCGGCCGCCTGAGCGCCCACCTCCCGCTCGCCAAGCGCCTGCTCATGCTCAAGGCCGACGGCAGCCTCCTCGTCCACTCCGACGGCGGCTCCTACAAGCCGCTCAACTGGATGAGCCCGCCCTGCACGCTCACCGTGGACGAGCCGGACGACACGCAGCGGGAGGCCGGGATCACCGAGGTCTGGCGCGTCACCCAGGCGAAGACGGCCGACATGCTCGTCGTCTCCATCCACGAGGTGCTGAGCGACACCGCCCACGAGCTGGGCGTCGACCCCGGGCTGCAGAAGGACGGCGTGGAGGCGCACCTCCAGAAGCTGCTGGCCGAGCAGATCCACCTCCTCGGCGACGGCCACGTGCTGGTCCGCCGCGAGTACATGACCGCGATCGGCCCGGTCGACATCCTCGCCCGAGACGAGCGCGGCGCCTCGGTCGCGGTCGAGCTGAAGCGCCGCGGCGACATCGACGGCGTCGAGCAGCTCACCCGCTACCTGGAGCTGATGAACAGGGACCCGCTCCTGGCGCCCGTGTCCGGGGTCTTCGCGGCTCAGGAGATCAAGCCCCAGGCCCGCACGCTGGCCGAGGACCGCGGCATCCGCTGCCTGGTGCTCGACTACGACGCGATGCGCGGGCTGGACGACAGCGACAGCAGGCTCTTCTGA
- a CDS encoding SseB family protein — MAAPAGRFPQTYENGPVRTALAAIAAEPTMENLEALLAAATKGGLVVDVTGSEPGEVRLRTIQSTAGEPVLPLFTSMKALRNAVGAAGGKGTRVQAVIVPAAEALGYIANADFVAVQFDPGAAHTMVVARSHIEAALSER; from the coding sequence ATGGCCGCCCCCGCCGGACGCTTCCCGCAGACCTACGAGAACGGCCCCGTCCGCACGGCCCTCGCCGCGATCGCCGCCGAGCCGACCATGGAGAACCTGGAGGCCCTCCTCGCCGCCGCGACGAAGGGCGGCCTGGTCGTCGACGTCACCGGGTCCGAGCCCGGCGAGGTGCGGCTGCGCACCATCCAGTCGACCGCGGGCGAGCCGGTGCTGCCGTTGTTCACCTCGATGAAGGCGCTGCGGAACGCGGTCGGCGCCGCCGGCGGGAAGGGCACACGCGTCCAGGCGGTCATCGTCCCGGCCGCCGAAGCCCTCGGGTACATCGCCAACGCGGACTTCGTCGCCGTGCAGTTCGACCCGGGGGCCGCCCACACGATGGTCGTCGCGCGTTCGCACATCGAGGCCGCTCTCAGCGAGCGCTGA
- a CDS encoding HAD family hydrolase, with the protein MTNPTTTTPDAPTTVTRTWTCVLFDLDGTLTDSAPGITASLARTFEELGLPVPTPAELVEYVGPPLLDSLQSMAGFDEAGARAALMVYRADYAANGAFDSAVFPGIRGLLQRLRTAGIPLAVATSKPEAQATRILEHFDLAQYFDVIAGATDDESRSAKADVVAEALRRLTELGVALDHTVMVGDRAYDVEGAGEHGIPTILVEWGYGSPAEAAGAIAVVHSADQLSTLLLG; encoded by the coding sequence ATGACAAACCCGACCACCACGACTCCTGACGCGCCGACGACCGTCACGCGCACCTGGACCTGCGTCCTCTTCGACCTCGACGGCACCCTCACCGACTCCGCGCCCGGCATCACCGCCTCCCTCGCGCGCACGTTCGAGGAGCTCGGCCTTCCCGTCCCCACCCCCGCCGAACTCGTGGAGTACGTCGGGCCTCCGCTGCTCGACTCGCTCCAGTCGATGGCCGGCTTCGACGAGGCAGGCGCCCGCGCCGCGCTCATGGTCTACCGCGCCGACTACGCGGCCAACGGCGCGTTCGACAGCGCCGTCTTCCCCGGCATCCGCGGCCTCCTGCAGCGCCTGCGCACGGCCGGCATCCCGCTCGCCGTCGCCACCAGCAAGCCGGAGGCGCAGGCCACGCGCATCCTGGAGCACTTCGACCTCGCGCAGTACTTCGACGTGATCGCCGGCGCGACCGACGACGAGAGCCGCAGCGCGAAGGCGGACGTCGTCGCGGAGGCGCTGCGCCGCCTGACCGAGCTGGGCGTCGCGCTCGACCACACCGTGATGGTCGGCGACCGCGCGTACGACGTGGAGGGCGCTGGCGAGCACGGCATCCCGACCATCCTCGTGGAGTGGGGCTACGGCTCGCCGGCCGAGGCGGCGGGCGCGATCGCGGTCGTGCACTCGGCGGACCAGCTCAGCACGCTGCTGCTGGGCTGA